GTCGATAGCTGATCCTCCGTGCATCGCCCATGTGCTACGGTAAGGGTCTCAAATTAAGTGGGATACGATTCTAAGTCTCCGTCTGGGGCTGCGAAAAAGAGACCAATCAGACTAGCTGTATGGAAGCCTGTTGTCGGGCTGATGTATATGCGAAACTCTAATACGACGACTACGCTCGTAGAAGTCTAAGTGCCGTTATTTCTGGACGTGGGTTCGACTCCCACCGTCTCCATTTTTGGAAGTTTAAAGAAGAATATTGTTTAACTAGAAACTCCCCTTAAAGCCTTGATAAAAACGTTTTAAGGGGAGTTTTCTGTTTCTGGGAAAAGGATAGAACGTCATAGTGATGAAAAAAACATCAGGATATTTTCGGATCAATTTTATCCATTGTTCAATTGTAAGGAGCAATAAAAAGTTGTGATATTGTTCGCAGGGTGTTATACTTGTGGTAGAAGTTTATAGCGTGTTAATAAAAAGCCCACAAGCCTTATCACCTTGTGGGCTTTCTTGTCGCCTAAAATCTTTCTAATAACCAATTGACAAGAGCTAATACAATTCCAATAACTAGAGGGGTTATCAAGTCCCTCATGAAAAACTGATCTCGCTCTTGTCGTCTTTTCTTGTATCGTTTATAGCGTGTCATGTTCGCACCTCCTTCACGTTGGGTACACGCGAAAAAAGTGGGATGGCGACTTTTTTAGTATAGCATGATTTATCAAATTTGGATTTTATGGAAAAATGGAATTTGACGTTTTTGACGTTATTATACAATACAAAAAAGCATTGGGAATTGGTTTTTACACCAGTTTCCAATGCTTTTATAGCTGTTATTCAGAAAAATGTCCTTTTTTCTTTTTATAAAGGTAGATTGGCAGACCAATTGCAGTTAGAACGAGTCCGATACCGGCATTCATCGGTTGGGTGAACAAGGTATTGAAGACGATGAAGGCACCACCTAGGATCGCAATGATTGGTATCACAGGATATAGTGGGACTTTGTATGGTCGGACGAGCTCTGGTTCTCGTTTCCGTAAGACAAAGACGGCAATGAATGTAAGTGTGTAGAAAATCCAAATCACGAAGATAAGCATATCGGTTAATTGATTGAATTGACCGGTGAATATCATGATGATTGAAATAAGCAAGATTACAATTCCGCCGTTGTAAGGAACACTACTCTTTGCGCCAAGTTTTTTGAACCAGTTACTGAATGGTAGTTGGTTATCTAAGGCCATAGCGTAAGGAATTCGAATCCCTGTCATCGTATAGCCGTTAATTGTGCCAAATACGGAGACTAAAATTCCGATAGTGATTAGTTTACCACCGATAGAGCCAAAAATGATATTAGCAACATCAGATGCTGGCGTTGCTGTAGAAGCGAGCGCTGTAGCAGGCATAACTAATAAGTAAGCAATATTGATAAGTAGGTAAACGACCATAACGCCTGTTAGTCCGAATACGATTGCTTTTGGAAGATCTTTTTTCGGGTTTTTCATTTCGCCGGCAATGTTACCAACGTGGATCCAGCCATCATATGCAAACATTGTTGCAACAAGGCCTGAACCTAAACTAGTTAAAAATGGGTGATCTGCTACGCTCATTGGGAATAATCGGAACGCAACGTCTCCTTGATGAAAAAGTCCAAAAATAATGATTAAAATAAGTGGTACTAGTTTACAGATCGTGGTCACTGCTTGGAATGATCCTGCAACTTTCGCACTAATAAAGTTCATAAGCATGATAAAAGCTGCGGCTGCAATAGCGACTGGAACGATGATTTGATCGCCAGTTCCGAAAAGGTTAGCGACTTGTGTTGCAAAAATGATGGATAAAGCCGCGATGTTTGCTGGGAAATAGATCACGGTTTGTGCCCAGCCAAGTAAGTATGCCGTTAATTTGCCGTACGTTTTTTGAAGATACATCATCATTCCACCAGTTTGCGGAATGGCTGCGGAAAGTTCGGCCGCGGTAAGTCCTCCACAAATAGTGATAACGCCCCCAAGAATCCAGGCCAGTAAGCCAAGTCCAGCGGTTCCTGTTGCAGAGTAGACAGCTTCAGGCTTGAAAAATACGCCGGAGCCAATAACGGTCCCCATAACAATGGTTAGTGCAGTAAAAAAGCCAATATCTTTTTTTAGTTTCTGATTTTCCATATGTTTCCCCTCACTTGTCTAGGAGGCTTAGCGCAGAAAATGAGGCCAAGCCACGTTGACAGTTGTTTTTAGTCCCTTAAAAAAATTATTAATGCCTTACTACTGTATCATTTTCCAGCTTTTTTGTCAGCTTTTCCAGCATATCTTTTGTCATACGGTCTAGGTCGTATTGCGGATCAAAATCCCATTCGTTTCTAGCACACGTGGTATCAAGCGAATCTGGCCATGAATCGGCAATGGTTTGACGAACTGGATCAACATCATATTTCATTTCAAATTCAGGAATAAATTTACGAATGGAAGCTGCAATTTCTTCTGGCTCGAAGCTCATCGCGGTAATATTAAAGGCGTTGCGATGTACTAAACGGCTTGGATCCGCTTTCATCAATTTGATGATGGCATCGATCGCATCAGGCATATACATCATATCCATGCGTGTTCCTTTATCGATGAACGAGGTGTAGCTTTTATTTTTAAGTGCTTCGTAATAAATATCTACGGCATAATCGGTTGTACCGCCACCTGGTAATGTTTTATAGGAAATCAAGCCTGGGAAACGGACGCCGCGTGTATCTACGCCAAATTTTTGGAAGTAGTAGTCGCATAAGAGCTCGCCGCTGACTTTGGTAACGCCGTACATGGTGGTTGGTCGTTGCAAGGTGTCTTGTGGCGTGTTCTCAGCTGGTGTACCTGGTCCAAATGAGCCGATAGAGCTTGGTGTGAAGAATTTCAAGTTAAGTTCGCGTGCGACCTCGAGGGCATTGACTAAGCCGCCCATGTTGAGGCTCCAAGCAAGTTGTGGTTTTTCTTCGGCTACAGCAGAAAGTAAAGCTGCTAAATGGATAATGGTGTCGACTTCGTATTCGCGTGCGATATCCATCATCTTATCTTTATCGGTTACATCTAAAATTTCGAAGGGACCGCTTTCAATGACTTCGTTGCCAGCGATACGGCGAATGTCTGTTGCAATGACACTGTCCGTGCCGTTTTCTTCGCGAAGGCGCATCGTTAATTCAGAACCAATTTGACCGAGACAACCTGTTATAAGTACTTTTTTCATTTTAAAAACCTCCATTGGATTAGAAATTCTATTTTTTTATATTGCGTTGCATTCATGGTATAATTAAGTTTGGTGTTAGATAGAGAGATTTGCTGGGTGAACATTGAGACGAATGTGATCGCAGCTTCTTTCTTCTAGCTTAATTACTGAATATAATGCTTATTCTAAATTAAATGACTTGCAATTCCTTGCCGACTTTTTCGTAGACAGCGAGTACTTCGTCGAGCATTTCTTTTGTATGTGCTGCTGTTGGCATGTTACGAACGCGTCCAGTACCTTTTGGAACGGTAGGGAAGACGATTGATTTGGCGTATACTCCTTCTTCTAGTAAGCGACGGGAGAAACGTTGCGTTAGGTTTTCATCGCCAATGATGCAAGGTGTGATTGGGGTTTCGGAATGCCCGATATCAAAGCCAAGTTTGGATAATCCAGCTTTAAGGTAAGTGCCGTTTTCCCATAGTGTTTCCATTCGTGATGGATCGCTTTCCATGATGTCGATGGCTTCTATACATGCGGCTGCGGTTCCTGGTGTTAGGGATGTGGAGAATAGGAACGGTCTAGCGCGTACTTTGAGCCAGTCGATAAGTTGTTGTGATCCGGCAACGTAACCACCGACAACGCCGATTGCTTTGGATAGTGTGCCCATTTGGAAGTCGATTTTGTCTGACATGCCGAAATGTTTGACGGTTCCTGCACCTTCACCCATAACGCCTGAGCCATGTGCATCATCTACATAAGTAATTAAGCCGAATTCTTCAGCGATAGCAACGATTTCAGGGATTTTGGCAACATCACCATCCATAGAAAAAACGCCATCTGTGATATACATAATTTTTTCGTATAATCCGCTTTCGGTCGCTTCTTTGGCAACGCGGCGAAGATCATCCATATCTTGATGCTTGGCACGCAATACTTTGGCACCTGATAAACGGCATCCGTCAATGATAGAGGCGTGATTTAGTTCGTCGGAAATGATCGCGTCTTTTTTCGTCATGACTGCGGAAATAGCGCCCATGTTACAGTTGAAACCTGATTGGAACGCGATCGCAGCTTCGGTATGTTTGAATTCAGCTAGGCGTGTTTCGAGTTCGTTATGAATCGTCATTGTGCCGTTAATTGTACGAACTGCACCAGCACCAACGCCGTATTGCTCGGTTGCTTCGATGCATTTCTTTTTCAGACGGTCATCGTTGGAGAAGCCTAGGTAGTTATTGGAAGAGAGGTTGATGAGTTCAGCGCCGTTTACTTTGATTTTTGCGCCGTTTGGACCTTCCACAGTATCGATTGTGTTATAAAGTCCTTGATCTCGTAAAGCTTGTAGTTGTGGTTCTAGAAAGTCGTTTAAAACTTTGTTTGTCATGTTAGAGATTCCTCCTAAAAAATTTTTATATATTATCACGCGCGACCTTGAACCGGATGGGGTTGGCTAAGGTCAGGCGCGGTAATGACAAAATGAGATTAGAAACCAAGCGAGCGATCTGTCACCATGTGGTTGATATTTTTCTGCTCTAAAAATTCTTGAAGTATGGAGAGGATCAGATTTTTAATTTTTTCTGGGTTGCCCGATTCAATCATGGAAGTTGCGATTTCGTCTTCGGTGAGCATCGTGATCAAATACGTGAATATCTCGATTTCTTCGCTGGTTAATGTGCTTGGAAGCAAGAATACGAGAATGTTTGTGATGTTGGTCTTACCTTCTAATGCGATGTGCATTTCTAGGTTATGCTTCGAGTTGAAGACATGAATAGACGCGGTTTTGACGTCGGTATTGATGAGAAACATGGCCGTATTTGTTCCGCAGGCCAAGACTTTACCCTGGTTTTCGTGTTGATTTAGTTCGTGATAAAGTTTGTCCGCGGTGAGGTCGTTTTTTTGAGCGATTTCATGGCTAAAGCCGCGTAGATTATCTTCTAAATTCCGAGTCATCACGCTACTCGTTGTGAAATATGTTTTTTGGATG
The sequence above is drawn from the Listeria weihenstephanensis genome and encodes:
- a CDS encoding APC family permease, producing the protein MENQKLKKDIGFFTALTIVMGTVIGSGVFFKPEAVYSATGTAGLGLLAWILGGVITICGGLTAAELSAAIPQTGGMMMYLQKTYGKLTAYLLGWAQTVIYFPANIAALSIIFATQVANLFGTGDQIIVPVAIAAAAFIMLMNFISAKVAGSFQAVTTICKLVPLILIIIFGLFHQGDVAFRLFPMSVADHPFLTSLGSGLVATMFAYDGWIHVGNIAGEMKNPKKDLPKAIVFGLTGVMVVYLLINIAYLLVMPATALASTATPASDVANIIFGSIGGKLITIGILVSVFGTINGYTMTGIRIPYAMALDNQLPFSNWFKKLGAKSSVPYNGGIVILLISIIMIFTGQFNQLTDMLIFVIWIFYTLTFIAVFVLRKREPELVRPYKVPLYPVIPIIAILGGAFIVFNTLFTQPMNAGIGLVLTAIGLPIYLYKKKKGHFSE
- a CDS encoding L-threonine 3-dehydrogenase, translated to MKKVLITGCLGQIGSELTMRLREENGTDSVIATDIRRIAGNEVIESGPFEILDVTDKDKMMDIAREYEVDTIIHLAALLSAVAEEKPQLAWSLNMGGLVNALEVARELNLKFFTPSSIGSFGPGTPAENTPQDTLQRPTTMYGVTKVSGELLCDYYFQKFGVDTRGVRFPGLISYKTLPGGGTTDYAVDIYYEALKNKSYTSFIDKGTRMDMMYMPDAIDAIIKLMKADPSRLVHRNAFNITAMSFEPEEIAASIRKFIPEFEMKYDVDPVRQTIADSWPDSLDTTCARNEWDFDPQYDLDRMTKDMLEKLTKKLENDTVVRH
- a CDS encoding glycine C-acetyltransferase, producing the protein MTNKVLNDFLEPQLQALRDQGLYNTIDTVEGPNGAKIKVNGAELINLSSNNYLGFSNDDRLKKKCIEATEQYGVGAGAVRTINGTMTIHNELETRLAEFKHTEAAIAFQSGFNCNMGAISAVMTKKDAIISDELNHASIIDGCRLSGAKVLRAKHQDMDDLRRVAKEATESGLYEKIMYITDGVFSMDGDVAKIPEIVAIAEEFGLITYVDDAHGSGVMGEGAGTVKHFGMSDKIDFQMGTLSKAIGVVGGYVAGSQQLIDWLKVRARPFLFSTSLTPGTAAACIEAIDIMESDPSRMETLWENGTYLKAGLSKLGFDIGHSETPITPCIIGDENLTQRFSRRLLEEGVYAKSIVFPTVPKGTGRVRNMPTAAHTKEMLDEVLAVYEKVGKELQVI